A stretch of Ipomoea triloba cultivar NCNSP0323 chromosome 13, ASM357664v1 DNA encodes these proteins:
- the LOC116002163 gene encoding uncharacterized protein LOC116002163 isoform X5, whose protein sequence is MKNSCLKESGTNERIWSGSRADASEAAIILLPSNITVFALDFSGSGLSGGEHVTLGWNEKDDLKSVVEYLRRDGNISSIGLWGRSMGAVTSLLYGAQDPSIAGIVLDSPFSNLVDLMMEVAGTNAIRLPKFTLKFAIQFMRRSVLKKAKFDIMELDTIKVARRCFVPLLLGHAVDDDFIQPHHSDRIFDAYMGEKNIIKFDGDHNSQRPQFYFDSISIFFNNVLQPPDDDTFFDIPPDYFGKVCSVHEVKYSDDLLTSPIALSSTKDTSKQIHAQRSISSTQQGVVAYPAPSSSNLISFELSNGDPCGPGVLASIDDDEYVEYSLDNLTDFSESMEDENKMIMEAVKESLKDLETRPSRAEELSSSTKQPESLSDHDSQGSATEQPVPSNESATTPIVTNGHGSAPELQVADTNKTSAGPPNLIPSANESENSGASADSNVSVDNLSSASLDLVDHTKVTVTVIKNPTTNIMNGLLRRWDLNFFRNR, encoded by the exons ATGAAGAATTCATGCTTAAAGGAAAGTGGTACCAACGAAAGGATTTGGAG TGGTTCTAGAGCTGATGCCAGTGAAGCTGCTATAATACTATTGCCATCAAACATTACCGTTTTTGCCCTAGATTTCTCTGGATCTGGATTGTCCGGGGGAGAACATGTTACTTTGGGATGGAATGAA AAGGATGATCTTAAATCTGTCGTTGAATACTTAAGGCGGGATGGAAATATATCTTCGATTGGCTTGTGGGGTCGATCTATGGGTGCTGTTACTAG CCTGCTGTATGGAGCTCAGGATCCTTCTATTGCGGGAATAGTTTTGGACAGCCCCTTCTCGAACCTGGTTGATTTGATGATGGAAGTTGCGGGCACTAATGCAATACGGCTTCCCAAGTTCACT CTCAAGTTCGCAATCCAATTCATGCGGAGATCAGTTCTTAAGAAGGCAAAATTTGACATAATGGAGTTGGATACAATCAAG GTTGCAAGGCGTTGCTTTGTACCTTTGTTGCTGGGTCACGCTGTGGATGACGATTTTATCCAGCCACATCACTCTGATCGCATATTCGATGCTTATATG GGGgagaaaaatattatcaaatttgaCGGTGATCACAACTCTCAGCGTCCCCAGTTTTACTTCGATTCCATAAGTATATTTTTCAACAATGTCTTACAACCTCCCGATGATGATACGTTTTTTGACATACCACCGGATTATTTTGGCAAG GTGTGTAGTGTTCATGAAGTGAAATATTCAGACGATCTTTTAACTTCCCCGATAG CGTTAAGTAGCACCAAAGATACTAGTAAGCAAATTCATGCCCAAAGATCTATAAGTTCTACACAG CAAGGTGTTGTAGCTTATCCCGCCCCGTCGTCTTCAAACCTGATCAGCTTTGAACTCTCGAATGGCGATCCCTGCGGTCCAGGCGTGCTTGCGTCGATAGATGACGATGAGTACGTGGAATACTCGCTCGATAACTTGACAGATTTTTCGGAAAGTATGGAGGACGAGAATAAG ATGATCATGGAAGCGGTGAAGGAGTCATTGAAGGACTTGGAAACGAGACCTTCTCGTGCTGAGGAGCTTTCATCGAGCACCAAACAACCGGAATCACTCTCGGATCACGATTCCCAAGGTTCTGCTACAGAACAGCCCGTGCCCTCAAACGAGTCTGCAACGACACCAATAGTCACCAATGGGCACGGTTCAGCACCCGAACTTCAGGTTGCTGATACTAACAAAACGTCTGCCGGACCTCCTAATTTGATTCCATCAGCAAACGAATCAGAAAACAGCGGGGCGTCTGCTGACAGCAACGTTTCTGTTGACAACCTGAGTTCAGCTAGCTTAGATTTGGTTGATCACACGAAAGTCACGGTGACAGTCATAAAGAACCCGACAACCAACATAATGAACGGTTTGTTGCGCCGTTGGGATCTTAACTTCTTCAGAAATAGATGA
- the LOC116002163 gene encoding uncharacterized protein LOC116002163 isoform X3: MEHLVNNIIRPPRAEYDPKDDLLDEEFMLKGKWYQRKDLELKNIRGDVLKCSHYMPIISPEGKALPCVIYCHGNSGSRADASEAAIILLPSNITVFALDFSGSGLSGGEHVTLGWNEKDDLKSVVEYLRRDGNISSIGLWGRSMGAVTSLLYGAQDPSIAGIVLDSPFSNLVDLMMEVAGTNAIRLPKFTLKFAIQFMRRSVLKKAKFDIMELDTIKVARRCFVPLLLGHAVDDDFIQPHHSDRIFDAYMGEKNIIKFDGDHNSQRPQFYFDSISIFFNNVLQPPDDDTFFDIPPDYFGKQGVVAYPAPSSSNLISFELSNGDPCGPGVLASIDDDEYVEYSLDNLTDFSESMEDENKMIMEAVKESLKDLETRPSRAEELSSSTKQPESLSDHDSQGSATEQPVPSNESATTPIVTNGHGSAPELQVADTNKTSAGPPNLIPSANESENSGASADSNVSVDNLSSASLDLVDHTKVTVTVIKNPTTNIMNGLLRRWDLNFFRNR; encoded by the exons ATGGAGCATCttgtcaacaacattataagaCCACCCAG AGCTGAATATGACCCCAAAGATGATTTACTAGATGAAGAATTCATGCTTAAAGGAAAGTGGTACCAACGAAAGGATTTGGAG CTTAAAAACATTCGAGGCGATGTTCTTAAATGTAGCCATTACATGCCAATCATCAGTCCTGAAGGAAAGGCACTGCCTTGTGTAATATACTGTCATGGAAACAG TGGTTCTAGAGCTGATGCCAGTGAAGCTGCTATAATACTATTGCCATCAAACATTACCGTTTTTGCCCTAGATTTCTCTGGATCTGGATTGTCCGGGGGAGAACATGTTACTTTGGGATGGAATGAA AAGGATGATCTTAAATCTGTCGTTGAATACTTAAGGCGGGATGGAAATATATCTTCGATTGGCTTGTGGGGTCGATCTATGGGTGCTGTTACTAG CCTGCTGTATGGAGCTCAGGATCCTTCTATTGCGGGAATAGTTTTGGACAGCCCCTTCTCGAACCTGGTTGATTTGATGATGGAAGTTGCGGGCACTAATGCAATACGGCTTCCCAAGTTCACT CTCAAGTTCGCAATCCAATTCATGCGGAGATCAGTTCTTAAGAAGGCAAAATTTGACATAATGGAGTTGGATACAATCAAG GTTGCAAGGCGTTGCTTTGTACCTTTGTTGCTGGGTCACGCTGTGGATGACGATTTTATCCAGCCACATCACTCTGATCGCATATTCGATGCTTATATG GGGgagaaaaatattatcaaatttgaCGGTGATCACAACTCTCAGCGTCCCCAGTTTTACTTCGATTCCATAAGTATATTTTTCAACAATGTCTTACAACCTCCCGATGATGATACGTTTTTTGACATACCACCGGATTATTTTGGCAAG CAAGGTGTTGTAGCTTATCCCGCCCCGTCGTCTTCAAACCTGATCAGCTTTGAACTCTCGAATGGCGATCCCTGCGGTCCAGGCGTGCTTGCGTCGATAGATGACGATGAGTACGTGGAATACTCGCTCGATAACTTGACAGATTTTTCGGAAAGTATGGAGGACGAGAATAAG ATGATCATGGAAGCGGTGAAGGAGTCATTGAAGGACTTGGAAACGAGACCTTCTCGTGCTGAGGAGCTTTCATCGAGCACCAAACAACCGGAATCACTCTCGGATCACGATTCCCAAGGTTCTGCTACAGAACAGCCCGTGCCCTCAAACGAGTCTGCAACGACACCAATAGTCACCAATGGGCACGGTTCAGCACCCGAACTTCAGGTTGCTGATACTAACAAAACGTCTGCCGGACCTCCTAATTTGATTCCATCAGCAAACGAATCAGAAAACAGCGGGGCGTCTGCTGACAGCAACGTTTCTGTTGACAACCTGAGTTCAGCTAGCTTAGATTTGGTTGATCACACGAAAGTCACGGTGACAGTCATAAAGAACCCGACAACCAACATAATGAACGGTTTGTTGCGCCGTTGGGATCTTAACTTCTTCAGAAATAGATGA
- the LOC116002163 gene encoding uncharacterized protein LOC116002163 isoform X2: MSLPLLDFRAEYDPKDDLLDEEFMLKGKWYQRKDLELKNIRGDVLKCSHYMPIISPEGKALPCVIYCHGNSGSRADASEAAIILLPSNITVFALDFSGSGLSGGEHVTLGWNEKDDLKSVVEYLRRDGNISSIGLWGRSMGAVTSLLYGAQDPSIAGIVLDSPFSNLVDLMMEVAGTNAIRLPKFTLKFAIQFMRRSVLKKAKFDIMELDTIKVARRCFVPLLLGHAVDDDFIQPHHSDRIFDAYMGEKNIIKFDGDHNSQRPQFYFDSISIFFNNVLQPPDDDTFFDIPPDYFGKVCSVHEVKYSDDLLTSPIALSSTKDTSKQIHAQRSISSTQQGVVAYPAPSSSNLISFELSNGDPCGPGVLASIDDDEYVEYSLDNLTDFSESMEDENKMIMEAVKESLKDLETRPSRAEELSSSTKQPESLSDHDSQGSATEQPVPSNESATTPIVTNGHGSAPELQVADTNKTSAGPPNLIPSANESENSGASADSNVSVDNLSSASLDLVDHTKVTVTVIKNPTTNIMNGLLRRWDLNFFRNR, from the exons ATGAGTTTACCTCTGCTGGACTTCAGAGCTGAATATGACCCCAAAGATGATTTACTAGATGAAGAATTCATGCTTAAAGGAAAGTGGTACCAACGAAAGGATTTGGAG CTTAAAAACATTCGAGGCGATGTTCTTAAATGTAGCCATTACATGCCAATCATCAGTCCTGAAGGAAAGGCACTGCCTTGTGTAATATACTGTCATGGAAACAG TGGTTCTAGAGCTGATGCCAGTGAAGCTGCTATAATACTATTGCCATCAAACATTACCGTTTTTGCCCTAGATTTCTCTGGATCTGGATTGTCCGGGGGAGAACATGTTACTTTGGGATGGAATGAA AAGGATGATCTTAAATCTGTCGTTGAATACTTAAGGCGGGATGGAAATATATCTTCGATTGGCTTGTGGGGTCGATCTATGGGTGCTGTTACTAG CCTGCTGTATGGAGCTCAGGATCCTTCTATTGCGGGAATAGTTTTGGACAGCCCCTTCTCGAACCTGGTTGATTTGATGATGGAAGTTGCGGGCACTAATGCAATACGGCTTCCCAAGTTCACT CTCAAGTTCGCAATCCAATTCATGCGGAGATCAGTTCTTAAGAAGGCAAAATTTGACATAATGGAGTTGGATACAATCAAG GTTGCAAGGCGTTGCTTTGTACCTTTGTTGCTGGGTCACGCTGTGGATGACGATTTTATCCAGCCACATCACTCTGATCGCATATTCGATGCTTATATG GGGgagaaaaatattatcaaatttgaCGGTGATCACAACTCTCAGCGTCCCCAGTTTTACTTCGATTCCATAAGTATATTTTTCAACAATGTCTTACAACCTCCCGATGATGATACGTTTTTTGACATACCACCGGATTATTTTGGCAAG GTGTGTAGTGTTCATGAAGTGAAATATTCAGACGATCTTTTAACTTCCCCGATAG CGTTAAGTAGCACCAAAGATACTAGTAAGCAAATTCATGCCCAAAGATCTATAAGTTCTACACAG CAAGGTGTTGTAGCTTATCCCGCCCCGTCGTCTTCAAACCTGATCAGCTTTGAACTCTCGAATGGCGATCCCTGCGGTCCAGGCGTGCTTGCGTCGATAGATGACGATGAGTACGTGGAATACTCGCTCGATAACTTGACAGATTTTTCGGAAAGTATGGAGGACGAGAATAAG ATGATCATGGAAGCGGTGAAGGAGTCATTGAAGGACTTGGAAACGAGACCTTCTCGTGCTGAGGAGCTTTCATCGAGCACCAAACAACCGGAATCACTCTCGGATCACGATTCCCAAGGTTCTGCTACAGAACAGCCCGTGCCCTCAAACGAGTCTGCAACGACACCAATAGTCACCAATGGGCACGGTTCAGCACCCGAACTTCAGGTTGCTGATACTAACAAAACGTCTGCCGGACCTCCTAATTTGATTCCATCAGCAAACGAATCAGAAAACAGCGGGGCGTCTGCTGACAGCAACGTTTCTGTTGACAACCTGAGTTCAGCTAGCTTAGATTTGGTTGATCACACGAAAGTCACGGTGACAGTCATAAAGAACCCGACAACCAACATAATGAACGGTTTGTTGCGCCGTTGGGATCTTAACTTCTTCAGAAATAGATGA
- the LOC116002163 gene encoding uncharacterized protein LOC116002163 isoform X4, with translation MPIISPEGKALPCVIYCHGNSGSRADASEAAIILLPSNITVFALDFSGSGLSGGEHVTLGWNEKDDLKSVVEYLRRDGNISSIGLWGRSMGAVTSLLYGAQDPSIAGIVLDSPFSNLVDLMMEVAGTNAIRLPKFTLKFAIQFMRRSVLKKAKFDIMELDTIKVARRCFVPLLLGHAVDDDFIQPHHSDRIFDAYMGEKNIIKFDGDHNSQRPQFYFDSISIFFNNVLQPPDDDTFFDIPPDYFGKVCSVHEVKYSDDLLTSPIALSSTKDTSKQIHAQRSISSTQQGVVAYPAPSSSNLISFELSNGDPCGPGVLASIDDDEYVEYSLDNLTDFSESMEDENKMIMEAVKESLKDLETRPSRAEELSSSTKQPESLSDHDSQGSATEQPVPSNESATTPIVTNGHGSAPELQVADTNKTSAGPPNLIPSANESENSGASADSNVSVDNLSSASLDLVDHTKVTVTVIKNPTTNIMNGLLRRWDLNFFRNR, from the exons ATGCCAATCATCAGTCCTGAAGGAAAGGCACTGCCTTGTGTAATATACTGTCATGGAAACAG TGGTTCTAGAGCTGATGCCAGTGAAGCTGCTATAATACTATTGCCATCAAACATTACCGTTTTTGCCCTAGATTTCTCTGGATCTGGATTGTCCGGGGGAGAACATGTTACTTTGGGATGGAATGAA AAGGATGATCTTAAATCTGTCGTTGAATACTTAAGGCGGGATGGAAATATATCTTCGATTGGCTTGTGGGGTCGATCTATGGGTGCTGTTACTAG CCTGCTGTATGGAGCTCAGGATCCTTCTATTGCGGGAATAGTTTTGGACAGCCCCTTCTCGAACCTGGTTGATTTGATGATGGAAGTTGCGGGCACTAATGCAATACGGCTTCCCAAGTTCACT CTCAAGTTCGCAATCCAATTCATGCGGAGATCAGTTCTTAAGAAGGCAAAATTTGACATAATGGAGTTGGATACAATCAAG GTTGCAAGGCGTTGCTTTGTACCTTTGTTGCTGGGTCACGCTGTGGATGACGATTTTATCCAGCCACATCACTCTGATCGCATATTCGATGCTTATATG GGGgagaaaaatattatcaaatttgaCGGTGATCACAACTCTCAGCGTCCCCAGTTTTACTTCGATTCCATAAGTATATTTTTCAACAATGTCTTACAACCTCCCGATGATGATACGTTTTTTGACATACCACCGGATTATTTTGGCAAG GTGTGTAGTGTTCATGAAGTGAAATATTCAGACGATCTTTTAACTTCCCCGATAG CGTTAAGTAGCACCAAAGATACTAGTAAGCAAATTCATGCCCAAAGATCTATAAGTTCTACACAG CAAGGTGTTGTAGCTTATCCCGCCCCGTCGTCTTCAAACCTGATCAGCTTTGAACTCTCGAATGGCGATCCCTGCGGTCCAGGCGTGCTTGCGTCGATAGATGACGATGAGTACGTGGAATACTCGCTCGATAACTTGACAGATTTTTCGGAAAGTATGGAGGACGAGAATAAG ATGATCATGGAAGCGGTGAAGGAGTCATTGAAGGACTTGGAAACGAGACCTTCTCGTGCTGAGGAGCTTTCATCGAGCACCAAACAACCGGAATCACTCTCGGATCACGATTCCCAAGGTTCTGCTACAGAACAGCCCGTGCCCTCAAACGAGTCTGCAACGACACCAATAGTCACCAATGGGCACGGTTCAGCACCCGAACTTCAGGTTGCTGATACTAACAAAACGTCTGCCGGACCTCCTAATTTGATTCCATCAGCAAACGAATCAGAAAACAGCGGGGCGTCTGCTGACAGCAACGTTTCTGTTGACAACCTGAGTTCAGCTAGCTTAGATTTGGTTGATCACACGAAAGTCACGGTGACAGTCATAAAGAACCCGACAACCAACATAATGAACGGTTTGTTGCGCCGTTGGGATCTTAACTTCTTCAGAAATAGATGA
- the LOC116002163 gene encoding uncharacterized protein LOC116002163 isoform X1, with amino-acid sequence MEHLVNNIIRPPRAEYDPKDDLLDEEFMLKGKWYQRKDLELKNIRGDVLKCSHYMPIISPEGKALPCVIYCHGNSGSRADASEAAIILLPSNITVFALDFSGSGLSGGEHVTLGWNEKDDLKSVVEYLRRDGNISSIGLWGRSMGAVTSLLYGAQDPSIAGIVLDSPFSNLVDLMMEVAGTNAIRLPKFTLKFAIQFMRRSVLKKAKFDIMELDTIKVARRCFVPLLLGHAVDDDFIQPHHSDRIFDAYMGEKNIIKFDGDHNSQRPQFYFDSISIFFNNVLQPPDDDTFFDIPPDYFGKVCSVHEVKYSDDLLTSPIALSSTKDTSKQIHAQRSISSTQQGVVAYPAPSSSNLISFELSNGDPCGPGVLASIDDDEYVEYSLDNLTDFSESMEDENKMIMEAVKESLKDLETRPSRAEELSSSTKQPESLSDHDSQGSATEQPVPSNESATTPIVTNGHGSAPELQVADTNKTSAGPPNLIPSANESENSGASADSNVSVDNLSSASLDLVDHTKVTVTVIKNPTTNIMNGLLRRWDLNFFRNR; translated from the exons ATGGAGCATCttgtcaacaacattataagaCCACCCAG AGCTGAATATGACCCCAAAGATGATTTACTAGATGAAGAATTCATGCTTAAAGGAAAGTGGTACCAACGAAAGGATTTGGAG CTTAAAAACATTCGAGGCGATGTTCTTAAATGTAGCCATTACATGCCAATCATCAGTCCTGAAGGAAAGGCACTGCCTTGTGTAATATACTGTCATGGAAACAG TGGTTCTAGAGCTGATGCCAGTGAAGCTGCTATAATACTATTGCCATCAAACATTACCGTTTTTGCCCTAGATTTCTCTGGATCTGGATTGTCCGGGGGAGAACATGTTACTTTGGGATGGAATGAA AAGGATGATCTTAAATCTGTCGTTGAATACTTAAGGCGGGATGGAAATATATCTTCGATTGGCTTGTGGGGTCGATCTATGGGTGCTGTTACTAG CCTGCTGTATGGAGCTCAGGATCCTTCTATTGCGGGAATAGTTTTGGACAGCCCCTTCTCGAACCTGGTTGATTTGATGATGGAAGTTGCGGGCACTAATGCAATACGGCTTCCCAAGTTCACT CTCAAGTTCGCAATCCAATTCATGCGGAGATCAGTTCTTAAGAAGGCAAAATTTGACATAATGGAGTTGGATACAATCAAG GTTGCAAGGCGTTGCTTTGTACCTTTGTTGCTGGGTCACGCTGTGGATGACGATTTTATCCAGCCACATCACTCTGATCGCATATTCGATGCTTATATG GGGgagaaaaatattatcaaatttgaCGGTGATCACAACTCTCAGCGTCCCCAGTTTTACTTCGATTCCATAAGTATATTTTTCAACAATGTCTTACAACCTCCCGATGATGATACGTTTTTTGACATACCACCGGATTATTTTGGCAAG GTGTGTAGTGTTCATGAAGTGAAATATTCAGACGATCTTTTAACTTCCCCGATAG CGTTAAGTAGCACCAAAGATACTAGTAAGCAAATTCATGCCCAAAGATCTATAAGTTCTACACAG CAAGGTGTTGTAGCTTATCCCGCCCCGTCGTCTTCAAACCTGATCAGCTTTGAACTCTCGAATGGCGATCCCTGCGGTCCAGGCGTGCTTGCGTCGATAGATGACGATGAGTACGTGGAATACTCGCTCGATAACTTGACAGATTTTTCGGAAAGTATGGAGGACGAGAATAAG ATGATCATGGAAGCGGTGAAGGAGTCATTGAAGGACTTGGAAACGAGACCTTCTCGTGCTGAGGAGCTTTCATCGAGCACCAAACAACCGGAATCACTCTCGGATCACGATTCCCAAGGTTCTGCTACAGAACAGCCCGTGCCCTCAAACGAGTCTGCAACGACACCAATAGTCACCAATGGGCACGGTTCAGCACCCGAACTTCAGGTTGCTGATACTAACAAAACGTCTGCCGGACCTCCTAATTTGATTCCATCAGCAAACGAATCAGAAAACAGCGGGGCGTCTGCTGACAGCAACGTTTCTGTTGACAACCTGAGTTCAGCTAGCTTAGATTTGGTTGATCACACGAAAGTCACGGTGACAGTCATAAAGAACCCGACAACCAACATAATGAACGGTTTGTTGCGCCGTTGGGATCTTAACTTCTTCAGAAATAGATGA